Proteins encoded together in one Telopea speciosissima isolate NSW1024214 ecotype Mountain lineage chromosome 4, Tspe_v1, whole genome shotgun sequence window:
- the LOC122660588 gene encoding putative receptor-like protein kinase At3g47110 yields the protein MSNLLLLLLCLSSFLPSHPQVQAATLPSDIYALKALKASIKPNSISPWSCLGSWNFSFDPCSLPRRTYFICGISCSPDSTRVTSLTLDPVGYSGTLTPLLSQLTQLTQLDLSDNSFYGPIPSSLSSLSKLETLSLRSNSFSGNIPPSLTKLASLVSLDISSNALTGPLPVTLSSLSSLTTMDLSFNKLTGSLPRLPPNLVELALKANSLSGSLSQSLFEGITQLEVVELGANRFTGAVQAWFFLIPSLQQVDLANNSFTRIEIQKSGNVKNSQLVAVDLGFNRIKGYLPVNLASFPQMASLSLRYNRFRGPIPWEFYKKASDQSLRRLFLDGNFLNGKPPAGFFSGGSGSSVAGSFGDNCLESCPASSQLCSSSQKPTSVCRQAYGGSTSP from the coding sequence ATGTcgaaccttcttcttcttctcctctgtcTCTCCTCTTTCTTGCCGTCACATCCTCAAGTCCAAGCGGCGACTCTACCTTCTGATATCTACGCGCTAAAAGCATTGAAGGCCTCAATCAAACCAAATTCCATCTCTCCCTGGTCATGCCTCGGTTCCTGGAACTTCTCCTTCGATCCTTGCTCTCTCCCTCGCCGCACCTACTTCATCTGCGGCATCTCCTGCAGTCCCGACTCCACCCGTGTTACCTCACTTACCCTGGACCCCGTCGGTTACTCGGGCACCCTCACCCCTCTCCTCTCCCAGCTCACCCAGCTTACCCAACTCGACCTCTCCGACAATTCCTTCTATGGCCCAATCCCTTCCTCCCTTTCCTCCCTCAGTAAACTCGAGACCCTTTCCCTGAGATCCAATTCCTTCTCTGGCAACATCCCTCCCTCTTTAACCAAACTCGCATCTCTCGTGTCTCTGGACATTTCCAGCAATGCCCTCACGGGACCCCTCCCCGTTACCCTGAGTTCCCTCTCCagcttgacaactatggacctCAGCTTCAACAAGCTAACCGGTTCTCTACCCAGACTTCCCCCAAACCTGGTGGAGCTCGCTCTCAAGGCTAATTCCTTATCCGGGTCGCTATCACAATCCTTGTTCGAAGGAATAACCCAGTTGGAGGTTGTCGAACTCGGTGCCAACAGGTTCACGGGAGCTGTACAAGCCTGGTTCTTCCTCATACCGTCTCTGCAGCAGGTCGATTTAGCCAACAACAGCTTCACACGAATTGAGATCCAGAAATCTGGGAACGTGAAGAACAGCCAACTGGTGGCAGTTGATTTGGGGTTCAACAGAATCAAAGGGTACTTGCCTGTGAATTTGGCGAGCTTCCCCCAAATGGCGTCACTTTCACTGAGGTACAACAGGTTCCGTGGTCCAATCCCCTGGGAGTTCTACAAGAAGGCGAGTGATCAGAGTCTAAGAAGACTATTCCTTGACGGGAatttcttgaatgggaaaccTCCGGCGGGGTTCTTCTCAGGTGGGTCTGGGTCTTCGGTGGCTGGGAGCTTCGGTGATAACTGTCTTGAGAGTTGCCCTGCTTCGTCCCAACTCTGCTCGTCTTCACAGAAACCAACCTCTGTGTGCCGACAAGCCTACGGTGGCAGTACCAGCCCTTAG
- the LOC122660594 gene encoding ADP-ribosylation factor 1-like: MRSVNGFLYLIRSFFFSLPLFLSSVVSVVEMGVALSRLVRMLFAKREMRILMVGLDASGKTTILYKLKLGEIVTTIPTIGFNVETVEYKNVSFTVWDVGGQDKIRPLWRHYFQNSQGVIFVVDSNDRERISEARNELQRMLSEDELRDATLLVFANKQDLPNALSVSEITNKLGLQSLRQRRWYIQSTCATSGQGLYEGLDWLSNNISSKARVSFLYLS; the protein is encoded by the exons ATGAGGTCTGTAAATGGTTTCCTTTATCTAATaagatcattttttttctctcttcccctgtttctttcttctgtaGTTTCGGTTGTAGAAATGGGTGTGGCATTATCACGGCTCGTGAGGATGCTCTTTGCAAAGCGGGAAATGAGGATTCTGATGGTAGGTCTTGATGCTTCTGGCAAGACAACAATTCTGTACAAGCTGAAGCTTGGAGAGATCGTTACCACCATACCCACCATCG GTTTTAATGTCGAAACTGTGGAATACAAAAATGTTAGCTTCACAGTTTGGGATGTAGGAGGGCAAGATAAG ATTCGACCTTTATGGAGACACTACTTTCAGAACTCTCAGGGAGTTATTTTTGTGGTGGATAGCAATGACAGAGAACGAATTTCTGAGGCCAGAAATGAGCTACAGCGAATGCTCAGTGAG GATGAACTGCGTGATGCAACACTGCTTGTATTTGCAAACAAGCAAGACCTACCAAATGCATTGAGTGTCTCTGAGATCACCAATAAACTTGGACTACAGTCACTTCGTCAGCGCCGGTG GTACATACAGAGTACTTGTGCCACTTCAGGTCAAGGCCTTTATGAAGGACTCGATTGGTTATCCAACAATATCTCTAGCAAGGCAAGAGTGTCTTTCCTGTATCTTTCTTGA